In one Flavobacteriales bacterium genomic region, the following are encoded:
- a CDS encoding twin-arginine translocase TatA/TatE family subunit, giving the protein MSLIAIVPLFIGGSEIIVIFLIFLLLFGSKSIPGLARTMGRAMRQFKDASQEIQREMTDTASEVKKTVEEQRKRLDQMGQDVDEIVKDDS; this is encoded by the coding sequence ATGTCATTGATTGCCATTGTCCCCTTATTCATCGGAGGCTCAGAGATCATCGTGATCTTCTTGATCTTTCTCTTGCTCTTCGGAAGTAAGAGTATACCTGGGTTGGCCCGTACCATGGGCAGGGCTATGCGTCAATTCAAGGATGCTTCTCAAGAGATCCAGCGAGAGATGACCGATACGGCAAGTGAAGTCAAGAAAACCGTGGAGGAACAGCGGAAGCGTTTGGATCAGATGGGTCAGGATGTGGATGAAATCGTGAAGGACGACTCATAG